The sequence TGGCGAGGACCTGGCCCTGGTGCGCCCGCCGGCGCGGATCGTAGCCGAAGCCGGTGCCGACCAGCGCCTGTCCCAGCACGGTCTCCCCGGAGCAGGTCAGCCGGCGGCCGTCCCGCCACGCTCCGCCACCGCGCGTCGCGGTCCACTCGTCGCCGGTGGCCGGGTTGCGCACCACCCCGGCCACCACCTCGCCGTCCACCTCGGCGGCCAGCGAGACCGCGTACTGCGGCAGGCCGTACAGGTAGTTCACGGTCCCGTCGATCGGGTCCAGGATCCAGCGGACCGCGCCGGGCGCGGCGGTCGTGTCGCCGCCGTACTCCTCGCCGAGCACCGCGTCGCCCGGCCGCCGCGCCCGTAGCGCCTCCACCACCTGCCGCTCGACCGCCCTGTCCGCCGCGGTGACGACGTCGGTGTCGGTGCTCTTGGTCTGCACGTCGCCGATCGCCTCGTCGCGCATGCGGCGGGCGGTGGCCGCCGCCTCCCGCGCCACCCGGACGGCGATCTCCAGCAACTCTTCGGGCGCCGGGCCCGGTCGAATCTCGCTCACGTATCGGTCCTTTCCGCCGATACGATTCTCGCCCGAAGCGTCTCTGACGAGGTCGTCGGCCCCCGGCGGCGTGCTGCGGGGGGAGGATCTCGTTGGACGGCGCTACAATTCACCCCTGCCCACGCTTCACGGACACTCGCTGAGCTTCATCGACAGGCACAGCGGGACGCTCCGCGGACCGGGGGCTCCCACATCGACTCCGGCGAGACTCGCCCCCGCGTGCTGCGCTGGATCCTGGCCGTGCCCAACCTCATCGCCTCCGGAAGGTCATTCGTGACAGAAGCCCACCAGAACGGTGCCGACGTTCGCTCTCTCACCGAGGCCTTGATCACCCATGCTCAGGGTGCGGGCGGGCAGCTCACTTCGGCCCAGGTCGCGCATACGCTCGAGTCCGCCGCGGTCAACCCGGCGCAGGCCAAGAAGATCCTGCGCGGCCTGGTGGACGCCGGAATCACCGTCGTCGTCGACGGCTCGGCGAGCACCCGCCGCAAGGTGGCCGCCGCCCGCTCCGCCACCCCGGCGTCGAAGGCGACCACCGCCAAGACCGCCGCGGTGAAGAAGGCGGCGCCCGCGCCCAAGCAGTCCGCCCCGACCGGCGGTGACCCGGCGGCCCCGGCCAAGAAGGCCGCGCCCGTCCGCAAGACCACCGCCGCGGCCAAGGCCGCCCCGGCCCGCAAGGCCGCCACCGCGGCCGCCAAGGCCGCGCCCGCCAAGGCCGCCAAGCCCGGCGAGGACGGCCCGGGCGAGGACATCGATCCCGAAGAGCTGGCCGCCGAGATCGAGGACGTGGTCGTCGAGGAGCCGGCCGCGATGGTCGAGGCCGCCGCCTCGGACGCCGCCAGCTCCGCCACCGACGGCGACTTCGAGTGGGACGACGAGGAGTCCGAGGCCCTCAAGCAGGCCCGTCGCGACGCGGAACTGACCGCGTCGGCCGACTCGGTCCGCGCCTACCTCAAGCAGATCGGCAAGGTCCCGCTGCTCAACGCGGAGCAGGAGGTCGAGCTCGCCAAGCGGATCGAGGCCGGCCTCTACGCCGCCGAGCGGCTGCGGGCCGCCGAGGAGGGCGAGGAGGTGCTCGAACGCAACTTCGAGCGCGACCTCAAGTGGATCAACCGGGACGGCGAGCGGGCCAAGAACCACCTGCTCGAGGCGAACCTGCGACTCGTGGTCTCGCTGGCCAAGCGGTACACCGGTCGCGGCATGGCCTTCCTCGACCTGATCCAGGAGGGCAACCTCGGCCTGATCCGCGCGGTCGAGAAGTTCGACTACACCAAGGGCTACAAGTTCTCCACGTACGCCACCTGGTGGATCCGCCAGGCGATCACCCGCGCCATGGCCGACCAGGCCCGCACCATCCGCATCCCGGTGCACATGGTCGAGGTCATCAACAAGCTCGGCCGCATCCAGCGCGAGCTGCTCCAGGACCTGGGCCGCGAGCCCACCCCGGAGGAGCTGGCCAAGGAAATGGACATCACGCCGGAGAAGGTGCTGGAGATCCAGCAGTACGCGCGTGAGCCCATCTCCCTGGACCAGACGATCGGCGACGAGGGCGACAGCCAGCTCGGGGACTTCATCGAGGACTCCGAGGCGGTCGTCGCGGTCGACGCGGTCTCCTTCTCGCTGCTGCAGGACCAGCTCCAGCAGGTGCTGCAGACGCTCTCCGAGCGGGAGGCGGGCGTGGTCCGGCTGCGGTTCGGCCTGACCGACGGGCAGCCGCGCACCCTGGACGAGATCGGCCAGGTGTACGGCGTCACCCGCGAGCGGATCCGGCAGATCGAGTCCAAGACGATGTCGAAGTTGCGGCACCCGTCCCGGTCGCAGGTCCTGCGCGACTACCTCGACTAGGACATTCAGTCAACATTACGTGTCTGTTTGGTCACCATCCGTACATCAACGGGTGGTGATCGGACCGTTGTGTAGAAGTGATCGTTGACGTGGCACCCTGGGATCACGGCACACTAGTCCGAACCGGTGTGACGTCGGTCCCCCCGGGGCACTCTGGGAAGGCTGCAACGGCGCAGGGTGTTGCACGATGTGTGAGCAGTAGCCGAGGAACATGTTCATCGGTGACGAACAGAGGAGGAAGGCGATGACCCCGACCCTCACGCCGCCGGCGGGAAGCCTGGCCGGCCCAGCAGCCGATGAACGGTGCGACCGCTGCAATGCAGCAGGGAAGCTCCGTTTGACCCTGGCGGGCGGTGGCGAGCTGGTGTTCTGCGGCCACCACGCCAACCGCTACGCCGAGGACCTGGTGAAGATCGCGGTGCAGTTCTCCGCCGATCCGGAGTTCACCTGGCGCGGCGCAGACATGATGTCGAACTCCAGCAACTAACAGCCGATAAAGACCGACAACGGTCCCCCAAAACTGAAGACGTGACACCGAAGGGGCGCCTCCTGCGGGGCGCCCCTTCGGTGTGTCCAGCGAGCGGCGCGGCGCGAGCCGTCCGGGGCGCGCGGTCACCCCGCCACGCGGGCCGTCCGGGCGCGCGGTCACCCCGCCACGCGGGCCGTCCGGGCGCGCGGTCACCCCGCCACGCGGGCCGTCCGGGCGCGCGGTCACGCCGCCACGCGGGCCGTCCGGGCGCGCGGTCACGCCGCCGCCAGGCCGGCACAGCGCGGGCCGTGGTCACGCCGCCAGGCCGGTGCGGCCGGCGTCGTCCCACTCCACCCCGTCGCCGCCGCGCCGCTTCACCCGGTACATCGCGTCGTCGGCCCGGTGCAGGGTCCGCTCCACGGCGGCGGCCGTCCCGACCGCGATCCCGACGCTGACCGTGGCGATGCAGTCCGGGATCTGCCGTACGGCCAGGACCATCCGGGCGGCGGCCGCGGCCGCCGCGGCCTCGTCGGTGCCGGGCAGCAGCACGGCGAACTCGTCGCCGCCCACCCGGGCCACCAGGTCGTGGGCGCCGGTCTGCGTGACCAGCGCCCGCGCGATCGCCCGCAGCGCGGCGTCCCCGGCGGCGTGCCCCCGGGTGTCGTTGATCGTCTTGAACTTGTCGGTGTCCACCACGAGAACGGCGGTCCGCTGCCGGTCCGCGCCCGGCCGGCTGCCGGCCAGCTCGATCGCCCGGTCGAAGGCGCGCCGGTTCGCGATGCCGGTCAGCGGGTCCAGCTCGGCGGCTCGCGCCACCTGCTCGTGCTGCAGCCGCAGCAGCTCCAGGTCGTGCAGGGTGCGGGCGGCGTGCAGGGTGTTCAGCCGCTGGCGCCACAGCGCGGCGGCCAGGGTGTCCCCGTAGGCCAGGGTGGTGCCGGCGTCCCGGGAGCCCAGGCGGGCCATCAGGACCGCCTGCGTGCGGTACGTGCTGGCGACCACCAGCCAGTCCGCGTCCGGCCGCAGCGCGGTGACCGCCTCCGCCATCACCGCCAGGGCCTGCTCGGTGCGCCCCGAACGGCTCAGCGCCACCGCGTGGAACAGCCGGCTGGTGGCCAGCGCGTCCAGGTTGAAGCCGCGCTCCCGCAGCCGCCCGGTGTAGTGCTCGATGTCCGCCGCGGCGCCGGCCGGGTCGTCCCGGTCGGCCCGTGAGCAGGCGGCGTAGAGCAGCGCGTTGTCCCGCCAGACGTCCGCGTCGTCGCCGCAGACCTCGCCGGCCGCCCGGACCGCGTAGCACTCCGCCTCGGCGGTGTGGCTCTCCGCCTCGGCGACCCGGTTGATCTGGTAGAGCTCGAGCGCCCAGCGCAGGTGCATCTCGGCGAGGTTGAGCAGCCACATCGCGCGGTTGCCGTTCTGCTCGCCGTCCGCGCGGCTCATCTCGTACGCGCTGCGGAACTGCGGCTCGACCAGCTCGTACAGGCGCAGCTCGTAGTAGCCGATCGCGATGGCGACCCGGGAGTTGACCGCGGCCACCGGCTCCTGCTCGCCGGTGGCCAGCATCTCGGCGGCGACCAGGTCGCGCAGCACGCCGTCGGCGTCGTGCTCGGCGGCGTCCGCCTCCCCCAGCCGCAGCCGCTGCCAGGCCCGGCTGGCCAGCGCGCAGGCCTGCCAGCCGCCGCTGCCCTCACGCTCGGCGGCCCGCAGCATGGGCTCCACCGCGGCGATCGCCCCGCGCGGGTCGGCCTGGGCGATGTGTGCCACCACGCGGACGAAGTGCATGCAGGCCGGCCCGTCGGCGAGGTCGCCGGTGGGTGCCCGGAGGACGGCCTCGGCCTCGGCCAGCGCGGCGGCCGCCTCACCGGTCTGCGCCCGCTCCAGCAGGCGCGCCGCGTGCTGTGTGGTCTCGCGCATCGGGCATCTCCTCCGGCGGGTCTGATCGGCCGTCAGCGGGCCGACGCGAGGGAAATGCGGGTGGCGCCTGCCCCCCGGGGCCACGGGGGCGCCGGGACGGTCTCAGAGGACCTGGAGGCCGCCGGAGCGCCGGGACGGTCCCAGAGGGCCTGGATGCCGCCGGTGACGGCCTCGGAGGGCCTGGAGGGCGCCGGTGACGGCCTCGGAGGGCCTGGAGGGCGCCGGGACGGCCTCAGAAGGTCTGGATGGTCGCGATCCGCTCCTCGAGCTGCTCGATGGTCGCCTGCGCGCTCGGCGGCCCGCCGCACAGTCGCCGCAGCTCGGCATGGATCTTCCCGTGCGGCAGGTTGGTCCGGTGGTGGTGCGCCGCGACCAGGGTGTTGAGCTGACGGCGCAGGCTGGCCCGCCGCTCCCCCGCGCTCATCGGCACGACCGGCTCGCGGGGCGGCGGCTCCGGGGCGTTGCGGGCCTGCTCCTGCTCCTGCCGTTTCTGCGCGGCCAGCTGCTCGGCCTGCCGCTTGTTCAGCAGCATGGAGACCTCGTCCGGGGTGAGCAGACCGGGCAGTCCCAGGTAGTCCGCCTCCTCGGCGGTGCCGGTCCGGGCGCCGGTACCGAACGAGGCGCCGTCGTAGATCACCTGGTCCAGCTCGGCGGTCGCGGACAGCGCCTCGAACTGCTTCTCCAGCTCCCCGATGGCGTCCTCGGTCTTCTGCGCCCGCTCCAGCGCCGAGTCGTCCAGCCCGTCGGACTCCTTGGGCGCGCCGAGGACGTGGTTGCGCTGCTCCTCCATCTCGCTGGCCAGCCCGAGCAGGTGCGGCACGCTGGGCAGGAACACCGTCGCGGTCTCGCCCTCGCGGCGGGACCGGACGAACCGGCCGATCGCCTGGGCGAAGTAGAGGGGGGTGGAGGCGCTGGTGGCGTAGACGCCGACGGCCAGCCGCGGGATGTCGACGCCCTCGGACACCATCCGGACGGCCACCATCCAGCGCTGGTCGGAGGCGGCGAAGCTGGCGATCCGGCCGGAGGCGCCGTCGTCGTCGGAGAGGACCACCGCCGGCGACTCGCCGGTGAGGTCGTGCAGCAGTTTCGCGTACGCCCGGGCGGCCGTCTGGTCGCTCGCGATGACCAGTCCACCGGCGTCCGGCATCCCGTTGTCCCGGACGTGGTTGAGCCGGGCGTGCGCGGCCCGCATCACCTGGGGCATCCACTCGCCGCGATGGTCCAGGGCGGTCCGCCAGGCCTGTGCGACCAGGTCCTTGGTCATCGGCTCGCCCAGCCGGGCGGCCAGCTCGTCGCCGGCGTTGGTGCGCCACCGGGTCTCCCCGGAGTACGCCATGAACATCACCGGCCGCACGACCCGGTCCCGCAGGGCGTCGGCGTAGCCGTACACCGAGTCGGCCTTGGACCGTTGCAGGCCGTCCGGGCCGCGCTCGTACTGCACGAACGGGATGGGGTTCTCGTCCGAGCGGAACGGGGTTCCGGTGAGCAGCAGGCGCCGGACCGCCGGCTCGAAGGCGTCCTTGACCCCGTCGCCCCAGGTCCGGGAGTCGCCGGCATGGTGGATCTCGTCCAGGATCACGAAGGTGCGCCGGGTGATGGTGCGCCGCTTGTGCACCGCGGGCGCCATGCCGACCTGCGCGTAGGTGACCACCGCCCCGTGGAAGTCCCGGGACGAGTGGATCTCGGAGTTGCGGAACTTCGGGTCCAGCTGGATGCCCACCCGGGCCGCCGCCTGCGCCCACTGGGTCTTCAGGTGCTCGGTGGGGCAGACCACGGTGACCGCGTCCACCGTGCCGTCGACCAGCATCTGCGCGGCCAGCCGCAGGGCGAACGTGGTCTTGCCGGCGCCGGGGGTCGCCACGGCCATGAAGTCCTCGGAACGGCGGCGGAGGTACTCCACCATCGCCTTGCGCTGCCATGCCCGCAGGGGCGGGAAGATCTCCAGATTCGGCAGTGTCGGGCTCAAGCTCCGGTGATCCCTTCATCCATGGAAAAACCTCCGCGGCGTAGGTCGCGGAGGCGAGGTATCAGCATAGCCGCGGATCCGGGCGATCCGCCGGTTACGGCACCGCCACGGGGGCCGACCAGCGGCGGTACAGCGCCAGCAGGCGCAGCCCGGTCATCAGGACCGCGGCGGTGACCAGCGGCCCCAGGCCGGTCAGGCCGAGCCGGTGGCCGATGGTGACGAGGATCGCCCCGCCGAGGGCGACGACCGCGTAGATGTCGCGTTGCAGCACGATCGGGATCTCTCCGGTGAGCAGGTCACGGGTCAGCCCTCCGCCGATGGCGGTGAGCATGCCCAGCAGACACGCGCCGACCGGCGGCACCCCGGCGTCGAGCGCCTTGAGCGTGCCGGTCGCGGTGAACAGGCCCAGCCCCGCGGCGTCCAGGACCAGCACCGTCCGGCGCACCCGGTGCAGCTTCGGATGCAGCCAGAACACCGCGACCGAGGCGAGCACCGCGGTCACCGCGTAGCGCCAGTCGGCGAACGCCAGCGGCGGGACGGCGCCGATCACCAGGTCGCGCGCGATGCCTCCGCCCAGAGCGGCGGCGAAGCCGACGAACGCCACCCCGAACAGGTCGAAGCGTTTGGCGACGCCGGCCGAGGCGCCGGAGGCGGCGAACACCGCCACCCCGATCAGATCCGCGACGAGCAGTCCGTATCCGCCCGTCACGCCCCGGTCAGGCCTTCATGGCTTCGTAGATCTCCTTGCACTGCGGGCACACCGGCGAGCCGGGCTTCGGCGTCTTGGTGACCGGGAAGGTCTCGCCGCACAGCGCGACCACGTAGGTGCCCATCACGGCACTCTCCGCGATCTTCTCTTTACGCACGTAGTGGAACATCTCCGGACCGGTGTCGGCGTCCTTGGTCTCCGGACGCTCGAGGATCTGGGTGCTCACAGATATCTGCCCTTCAAAAAGATCACTAAAGACATGGAGCAGGCTCCAGCCGACAAGTCTGACACCTCACGCCTGGCCGGTCCAACGACAACGCAGCAGCCCAGCCCCGTACCGTTGCCAGTCCCGGCGGCGCGACGCCGCGCCGGCCCACCGCCTCACCGGCGCGGGCCGGCCGGGCAGGACAAGGAGAACTCTGTGACCGACTTCGCTATTCGCTACGGCGACCACGTGACCCGTGCGCGCCGGGACGGCCGGCCGGTGGTGGCCCTGGAGAGCACGATCATCTCGCACGGCCTGCCGCACCCGGACAACCTGCGGGTGGCCCGGGAGATCGAGCAGACGGTCCGGGACAACGGCGCCGTCCCGGCCACCATCGGCATGATCGGCGGCGAGCTGGTCGTCGGGCTCGACGACGCCCAGATCGAGCACCTGGCGCTGGCCACCGACGTGGCCAAGCTCTCCGTGCGGGATCTGGCGATCGCCGCGGCCCGGCGCGCGGACGGCGCCACCACGGTCGCGGCCACCAGCGCGGTCGCCGCGGCGGCCGGGATCAGCGTCTTCGCCACCGGCGGCCTGGGCGGCGTGCACCGCGAGGCGAACCTCACCTTCGACGAGTCCGCCGACCTGACCGCGCTGGCCCGGACCCCGATCGTGGTGGTCTGCGCCGGGGTCAAGTCGATCCTGGACGTGGGCGCCACCCTGGAGCGGCTGGAGACCCTCGGCGTCTCGGTGGCCGGCTACGCCACCAGGCGCTTCCCCGGCTTCTTCGTCACCGACGGCGGCTTCGACGTGGACTGGCAGCTGGACTCGCCGGAACAGGTGGCCGACTTCATCCGGGCCCGCGCCGACCAGGCGGTCACCCGGGGCGCGCTGGTGCTGGCCAACCCGCTGCCCACCGACGAGCAACTGGACCGCGACCTGCACGACCGCACGCTGGCCTCCGGGCTGGCGCTGCTGGCCGAGCAGGGCGTCACCGGCAAGGCGGTCACACCGTTCCTGCTGGCCCACTTCCACTCCAGCACCGAGGGCAGGAGCCTGGCGGTGAACGTACGGATCATCCTGCGCAACGCGGCCCTGGCCGCCCGGATCGCCGCCGCGGCGAACGCCGGCGACGCGGCCCCGGTGGGCTTCGCGGTCCCGGCCTGAGCGCCGGACCGCGATGGGCACCGTGATCGTCGTCGGTGACCTGGTCACCGACGTGCTGGTCGAGCACGACGGGCCGATCCGGCCCGGCACGGACACCGCCGCGGCCATCCGGGTGAGCGGCGGCGGCCAGGCGGCCAACACGGCCGCCTGGCTGGCCCACGCCGGGCAGGCGACGATCCTGGTGGCCGCGGTCGGGGACGACCCGGCCGGCCGGGACCGGGTCGCCGAACTGGTCGCGGCCGGAGTAGGCGACGCCATCCAGGTGCTGCCGGGCGCGGCCACCGGCAGCGTGGTGGTGCTCACCGGCGCCGACGAGCGCACCATGATCACTGACCGGGGCGCCGGCCTGCTGCTCGACCCGGCGCACGTGAGCGCGGTGATCGCGGCCGCGGCGCCCGGCGGCCACCTGCACCTGTCCGGCTATCCGCTGCTGCACGGCGGGTCCCGGCCGGCGGGCCTGGCGGCCCTGGCCGCCGCGCGCGAGCGCGGACTCACGGTCAGCGTCGACGCGGCGTCCGCGGCCCCGTTGCGCGATGCCGGGGCGGCGGCCTTCCTCGCCTGGGTACGGGCGACCGACCTGCTGCTGTGCAACGCCGACGAGGCGGACGTGCTGGCCGGTCCGGGTGATGCCGGCGAGCAGGCGCGGCGGCTCACCGCCCATGTCGGCAACGTCGTGGTGAAGCGGGGCGCCGGTGGAGCCGTGTGGGCGGCGCGGGACGGCTCGGCGTGGCGGGAGCAGGCGGTACGCGTACCGGTGAAGGATCCGACCGGCGCCGGTGACGCCTTCGCGGCGGGCCTGCTCACCGCGTGGTTGTCGGGTGCGGAACCGGGGGCGGCGTTGCGGTCCGGAGCCGTCCTCGGCGCCGCCGCGGTTCAGCGGGTCGGCGCCCGGCCGCGGTGAGGCCCGGCGTCGTCGCGCCCACCGCGGCTCAGCGGGGCGGCCCCGGGTCGGCCGGGTCGACCACCTCGGCGTCGATGGTGACCGGCTCGGCGCGGGCGGGCTCGGCAGCCGGGTCGGCGAGAGCCATCCGCTGCCGCTCCCGCGCCGCCGCGTCGGCCGCCCGCTCCGCCTTGGTCTTCGGCGGCCGGTCGTTGGCGATCAGCACCGCGGCCCAGGGCAGGAAGACCATGCCGGCCGCGCAGAGGATCAGCCAGACCGGCAGCAACGGCACTTCCAGGCTGATCAGCACCCCGCCCAGGATCAGACAGCCGGCCCGGACGCTCATCATCGCCACATAGCGGATCTCCCGGCTGCGGAGCTGATCGCTGGGGCT is a genomic window of Actinoplanes teichomyceticus ATCC 31121 containing:
- a CDS encoding inositol monophosphatase family protein, with protein sequence MSEIRPGPAPEELLEIAVRVAREAAATARRMRDEAIGDVQTKSTDTDVVTAADRAVERQVVEALRARRPGDAVLGEEYGGDTTAAPGAVRWILDPIDGTVNYLYGLPQYAVSLAAEVDGEVVAGVVRNPATGDEWTATRGGGAWRDGRRLTCSGETVLGQALVGTGFGYDPRRRAHQGQVLAKMITRVRDIRRMGAAALDLCLAAEGRLDAFFEKGLNPWDHAAGGLIAAEAGMVVAGLGGAPAGPDMVVLAPPGLFPALHDLLVEVDAAGGP
- a CDS encoding RNA polymerase sigma factor; translation: MTEAHQNGADVRSLTEALITHAQGAGGQLTSAQVAHTLESAAVNPAQAKKILRGLVDAGITVVVDGSASTRRKVAAARSATPASKATTAKTAAVKKAAPAPKQSAPTGGDPAAPAKKAAPVRKTTAAAKAAPARKAATAAAKAAPAKAAKPGEDGPGEDIDPEELAAEIEDVVVEEPAAMVEAAASDAASSATDGDFEWDDEESEALKQARRDAELTASADSVRAYLKQIGKVPLLNAEQEVELAKRIEAGLYAAERLRAAEEGEEVLERNFERDLKWINRDGERAKNHLLEANLRLVVSLAKRYTGRGMAFLDLIQEGNLGLIRAVEKFDYTKGYKFSTYATWWIRQAITRAMADQARTIRIPVHMVEVINKLGRIQRELLQDLGREPTPEELAKEMDITPEKVLEIQQYAREPISLDQTIGDEGDSQLGDFIEDSEAVVAVDAVSFSLLQDQLQQVLQTLSEREAGVVRLRFGLTDGQPRTLDEIGQVYGVTRERIRQIESKTMSKLRHPSRSQVLRDYLD
- a CDS encoding DUF7455 domain-containing protein, which codes for MTPTLTPPAGSLAGPAADERCDRCNAAGKLRLTLAGGGELVFCGHHANRYAEDLVKIAVQFSADPEFTWRGADMMSNSSN
- a CDS encoding GGDEF domain-containing protein, with product MRETTQHAARLLERAQTGEAAAALAEAEAVLRAPTGDLADGPACMHFVRVVAHIAQADPRGAIAAVEPMLRAAEREGSGGWQACALASRAWQRLRLGEADAAEHDADGVLRDLVAAEMLATGEQEPVAAVNSRVAIAIGYYELRLYELVEPQFRSAYEMSRADGEQNGNRAMWLLNLAEMHLRWALELYQINRVAEAESHTAEAECYAVRAAGEVCGDDADVWRDNALLYAACSRADRDDPAGAAADIEHYTGRLRERGFNLDALATSRLFHAVALSRSGRTEQALAVMAEAVTALRPDADWLVVASTYRTQAVLMARLGSRDAGTTLAYGDTLAAALWRQRLNTLHAARTLHDLELLRLQHEQVARAAELDPLTGIANRRAFDRAIELAGSRPGADRQRTAVLVVDTDKFKTINDTRGHAAGDAALRAIARALVTQTGAHDLVARVGGDEFAVLLPGTDEAAAAAAAARMVLAVRQIPDCIATVSVGIAVGTAAAVERTLHRADDAMYRVKRRGGDGVEWDDAGRTGLAA
- a CDS encoding DEAD/DEAH box helicase — its product is MVEYLRRRSEDFMAVATPGAGKTTFALRLAAQMLVDGTVDAVTVVCPTEHLKTQWAQAAARVGIQLDPKFRNSEIHSSRDFHGAVVTYAQVGMAPAVHKRRTITRRTFVILDEIHHAGDSRTWGDGVKDAFEPAVRRLLLTGTPFRSDENPIPFVQYERGPDGLQRSKADSVYGYADALRDRVVRPVMFMAYSGETRWRTNAGDELAARLGEPMTKDLVAQAWRTALDHRGEWMPQVMRAAHARLNHVRDNGMPDAGGLVIASDQTAARAYAKLLHDLTGESPAVVLSDDDGASGRIASFAASDQRWMVAVRMVSEGVDIPRLAVGVYATSASTPLYFAQAIGRFVRSRREGETATVFLPSVPHLLGLASEMEEQRNHVLGAPKESDGLDDSALERAQKTEDAIGELEKQFEALSATAELDQVIYDGASFGTGARTGTAEEADYLGLPGLLTPDEVSMLLNKRQAEQLAAQKRQEQEQARNAPEPPPREPVVPMSAGERRASLRRQLNTLVAAHHHRTNLPHGKIHAELRRLCGGPPSAQATIEQLEERIATIQTF
- a CDS encoding trimeric intracellular cation channel family protein is translated as MTGGYGLLVADLIGVAVFAASGASAGVAKRFDLFGVAFVGFAAALGGGIARDLVIGAVPPLAFADWRYAVTAVLASVAVFWLHPKLHRVRRTVLVLDAAGLGLFTATGTLKALDAGVPPVGACLLGMLTAIGGGLTRDLLTGEIPIVLQRDIYAVVALGGAILVTIGHRLGLTGLGPLVTAAVLMTGLRLLALYRRWSAPVAVP
- a CDS encoding DUF3039 domain-containing protein codes for the protein MSVSTQILERPETKDADTGPEMFHYVRKEKIAESAVMGTYVVALCGETFPVTKTPKPGSPVCPQCKEIYEAMKA
- a CDS encoding pseudouridine-5'-phosphate glycosidase, yielding MTDFAIRYGDHVTRARRDGRPVVALESTIISHGLPHPDNLRVAREIEQTVRDNGAVPATIGMIGGELVVGLDDAQIEHLALATDVAKLSVRDLAIAAARRADGATTVAATSAVAAAAGISVFATGGLGGVHREANLTFDESADLTALARTPIVVVCAGVKSILDVGATLERLETLGVSVAGYATRRFPGFFVTDGGFDVDWQLDSPEQVADFIRARADQAVTRGALVLANPLPTDEQLDRDLHDRTLASGLALLAEQGVTGKAVTPFLLAHFHSSTEGRSLAVNVRIILRNAALAARIAAAANAGDAAPVGFAVPA
- a CDS encoding carbohydrate kinase family protein, which encodes MGTVIVVGDLVTDVLVEHDGPIRPGTDTAAAIRVSGGGQAANTAAWLAHAGQATILVAAVGDDPAGRDRVAELVAAGVGDAIQVLPGAATGSVVVLTGADERTMITDRGAGLLLDPAHVSAVIAAAAPGGHLHLSGYPLLHGGSRPAGLAALAAARERGLTVSVDAASAAPLRDAGAAAFLAWVRATDLLLCNADEADVLAGPGDAGEQARRLTAHVGNVVVKRGAGGAVWAARDGSAWREQAVRVPVKDPTGAGDAFAAGLLTAWLSGAEPGAALRSGAVLGAAAVQRVGARPR
- a CDS encoding DUF3099 domain-containing protein gives rise to the protein MKKQPSVVITDAARSPSDQLRSREIRYVAMMSVRAGCLILGGVLISLEVPLLPVWLILCAAGMVFLPWAAVLIANDRPPKTKAERAADAAARERQRMALADPAAEPARAEPVTIDAEVVDPADPGPPR